One part of the Chloroflexota bacterium genome encodes these proteins:
- a CDS encoding TIGR00159 family protein: MIDQITYLAGEFSFFAAIQIVIVAAVVYVGLSVFQNTLADILLRGVLVLVVLLFVFGFIFQFPLTTWLAGVAPSLILVLAVVFAPEIRRVLERLGRSSTTLGLALNMGAWEDEETIAAISRASAELSRRSWGALIVIERDVGLADFSGAGCMINGRVSAQILLSIFFPNSELHDLAVIIHGRTVVSAGSMLPMSTETSSTRHLGSRHRAAMGITEQTDAVAVVVSEETGAISLAADGRIAQHLTEEQLRRRLRAILIPSRTTRRRRWLRPRSWLVRNQG; the protein is encoded by the coding sequence CTACTTGGCCGGCGAATTCTCGTTTTTCGCCGCGATCCAGATTGTGATCGTGGCCGCGGTGGTTTACGTGGGACTCTCCGTCTTCCAGAACACCCTGGCCGACATCCTGCTGCGCGGGGTTCTCGTGCTGGTCGTGCTGCTGTTCGTTTTCGGGTTCATCTTCCAGTTCCCGCTCACGACCTGGCTGGCCGGCGTGGCTCCGTCCCTGATCCTCGTCCTGGCAGTGGTTTTCGCGCCCGAGATCCGCCGGGTGCTCGAGCGGCTCGGGCGCAGTAGCACGACCCTGGGGCTGGCCCTGAACATGGGGGCCTGGGAGGACGAGGAGACGATTGCCGCAATTTCGCGCGCTTCCGCCGAACTGTCGCGGCGTTCGTGGGGCGCATTGATCGTGATTGAGCGCGACGTCGGCCTGGCCGACTTTTCAGGTGCCGGTTGCATGATCAACGGCCGCGTCTCGGCGCAGATATTGCTGTCGATATTCTTCCCGAACTCCGAACTGCACGATCTGGCGGTGATCATCCACGGTCGCACGGTCGTTTCGGCGGGATCGATGTTGCCGATGTCTACTGAAACCTCCTCCACCCGGCACCTGGGTTCGCGTCACCGCGCGGCGATGGGGATCACCGAACAGACCGATGCCGTGGCGGTGGTCGTGTCCGAGGAGACCGGTGCGATTTCGCTGGCCGCCGACGGCCGGATCGCCCAGCACCTGACCGAAGAACAGCTTCGCCGGCGCCTGCGGGCCATACTGATCCCTTCCCGGACGACACGTCGTCGTCGCTGGCTGCGGCCGCGGTCCTGGTTGGTGCGTAATCAGGGATAG